A region from the Geotrypetes seraphini chromosome 10, aGeoSer1.1, whole genome shotgun sequence genome encodes:
- the LOC117368608 gene encoding olfactory receptor 5V1-like, whose translation MDFMDFTLLGFPDWHIVLSLLFLFLYVLILTGNVAIFTVIRTNPHLHKPMYFFLSNLSILDICYSSTTLPSMLANSVTGRTAISFHKCLVQLYFFVSLGGAECLLLTVMAYDRYIAICNPLRYSVVMNQAICWQLATSSWISGFLNAVLHTVMTSKLPFCGDRKINHYFCDVPPLLRSACTNTYTTKTLLYIVSVFLGISPFIFVMVSYIRIISAILKIQSAEGRRKAFSTCSSHLIVVTVFYVTANINYIGPDPGDSFDVVRLSTMLYSVLTPLLNPVIYCLRNKEVKTALMKAIGKKIGK comes from the coding sequence CTGATTGGCATATCGTGCtatctcttctctttctttttctttatgtgCTGATTCTGACAGGAAACGTTGCCATATTTACTGTCATAAGAACCAATCCTCACCTCCACAAGCCCATGTATTTCTTTCTTAGTAATCTGTCCATCCTTGATATCTGCTACTCCTCCACTACCCTTCCTAGTATGCTGGCCAATAGTGTGACAGGAAGGACCGCTATTTCCTTCCACAAGTGCCTTGTTCAATTGTATTTCTTTGTGTCCTTAGGAGGTGCTGAATGTCTCCTCTTGACCGTCATGGCCTATGACCGTTATATAGCCATATGCAACCCACTGAGATACTCAGTCGTTATGAACCAGGCAATATGTTGGCAACTAGCCACTAGTTCTTGGATCAGCGGATTCCTGAACGCAGTGCTACACACTGTTATGACCTCCAAGTTGCCCTTCTGTGGAGACCGCAAGATCAACCATTACTTCTGTGATGTTCCCCCGCTCTTAAGGTCAGCTTGCACCAATACCTACACTACTAAAACTCTGCTTTATATTGTCAGTGTGTTCTTAGGCATAAGCCCTTTTATCTTTGTGATGGTCTCCTACATCCGCATTATCTCCGCCATCTTGAAAATCCAGTCCGCTGAGGGGAGGCgcaaagccttctccacctgctcTTCCCACCTCATTGTCGTTACTGTGTTCTATGTGACTGCAAACATCAACTATATAGGGCCTGACCCTGGTGATTCCTTTGATGTAGTGAGACTGTCCACTATGCTCTACAGTGTTCTAACACCCCTGCTCAACCCTGTCATCTACTGCCTGAGGAATAAAGAAGTGAAGACAGCTCTGATGAAAGCAATCGGGAAAAAAATTGGCAAATGA